In a single window of the Luteibacter rhizovicinus DSM 16549 genome:
- a CDS encoding FadR/GntR family transcriptional regulator — protein sequence MVKPVGSRSLHNQVVDELGQLIVSGQLAPGEGLPREDLLAEQLQVSRTALREAMKVLVAKGLIESRQRTGARVREAIHWKQLDAEVLAWRCASMPTDSFVEQLVEMRELIEPGAAATAARRRTDAQIVELKAAYDAMAASEDLDAWAKADLAFHEILLNATNNSLMVSLFSVIETALGTFFLLSARNAANFKLALPRHQKVYEAVRRGQPEVARKAMLEMVAESRANILGQGRR from the coding sequence ATGGTGAAGCCCGTGGGCTCGCGTAGCCTCCACAACCAGGTCGTCGATGAACTGGGTCAGCTGATTGTCAGCGGCCAACTGGCTCCCGGCGAGGGCCTCCCCCGTGAGGACCTGCTGGCCGAGCAGTTGCAGGTCAGTCGCACGGCGCTGCGCGAAGCCATGAAGGTGCTCGTGGCCAAGGGCCTGATCGAGTCGCGCCAGCGAACCGGCGCCCGTGTCCGCGAGGCGATCCACTGGAAGCAGCTCGACGCCGAGGTGCTGGCCTGGCGGTGCGCGTCCATGCCGACCGACAGCTTTGTCGAACAGCTGGTGGAGATGCGCGAGCTGATCGAGCCCGGCGCGGCGGCGACCGCGGCCCGACGGAGAACGGACGCCCAGATCGTCGAGCTCAAGGCCGCTTACGACGCGATGGCGGCTTCGGAAGACCTCGACGCCTGGGCCAAAGCCGATCTGGCCTTCCACGAGATCCTGCTCAATGCGACCAACAATTCGTTGATGGTGTCGCTGTTTTCGGTCATCGAGACGGCGCTGGGAACATTCTTCCTGCTCTCCGCACGGAATGCGGCGAACTTCAAACTGGCCCTTCCACGGCACCAGAAAGTGTATGAAGCCGTGCGCCGGGGACAGCCCGAAGTGGCGAGGAAAGCCATGCTGGAGATGGTCGCGGAGTCCCGCGCCAACATCCTTGGCCAGGGCCGCCGCTGA